From the Malaclemys terrapin pileata isolate rMalTer1 chromosome 13, rMalTer1.hap1, whole genome shotgun sequence genome, one window contains:
- the LOC128848142 gene encoding olfactory receptor 5V1-like: MENQSTPTEFILLGFQNIQGLRFLLSWVISIIYIFTILGNILIIFVSLVEPRLQTPMYFFLGNLSLLDVCQTTTTVPQMLVHLLSGRSSISYARCAAQLYFFLFFVGAECILLATMAYDRYMAICKPLRYTLLMNRKFCVLLVSVSWLSGALNAALHTFLTIHLPFCEANRVNYFYCDIPPLLSLSCGDISFNVTMILVSSIFLGWSPTLCIGLSYGYIVSRILKIHSPEGRSKAFSTCVSHLTAVLLYYGSSIFTYVRPLSSYSLDNDKLISLLYNIVTPMLNPLIYTLRNKDVKRALKKVLVRKMFF; the protein is encoded by the coding sequence ATGGAGAATCAATCCACGCCAACAGAATTCATTCTTCTTGGATTTCAAAATATTCAGGGGTTACGTTTCCTACTGTCTTGGGTTATCTCCATCATCTACATCTTCACCATCTTGGGGAACATTCTCATCATCTTCGTCTCCTTGGTGGAACCACGTCTCCAAACCCcaatgtacttcttcctgggaaACCTCTCCCTCCTAGACGTCTGCCAGACCACCACTACCGTGCCCCAGATGCTGGTGCACCTCCTCTCAGGCAGGAGCAGTATCTCCTATGCAAGGTGTGCAGCACAACTCTacttcttcctcttttttgtgGGTGCAGAGTGCATCTTGCTGGCCACCATGGCGTACGACCGCTACATGGCCATATGCAAACCCTTGCGCTACACGCTGCTCATGAACAGGAAGTTTTGTGTTCTGCTGGTTTCAGTCTCCTGGCTTAGTGGTGCACTCAATGCAGCCTTGCACACATTCCTCACCATCCACCTGCCCTTCTGTGAGGCCAACAGGGTCAACTACTTCTATTGTGATATTCCACCCCTGCTGTCTCTTTCCTGTGGAGACATCTCATTCAATGTCACCATGATACTGGTATCCAGCATCTTCTTGGGGTGGAGCCCCACCCTGTGCATTGGTCTTTCATATGGATACATTGTTTCAAGGATACTGAAGATACATTCCCCTGAGGGGAGGAGCAAGGCCTTCTCCACCTGTGTGTCACATCTCACTGCAGTCCTGCTCTACTATGGGAGTAGTATCTTCACCTATGTTAGACCCCTCTCTAGCTACTCACTGGATAATGACAAGTTAATCTCCCTGCTGTACAACATCGTCACCCCCATGTTAAACCCATTGATCTATACTCTGAGGAACAAGGATGTGAAGAGAGCCCTGAAAAAGGTCCTTGTGAGGAAAATGTTCTTCTAA